A genomic segment from Lutzomyia longipalpis isolate SR_M1_2022 chromosome 3, ASM2433408v1 encodes:
- the LOC129793954 gene encoding stromelysin-3 isoform X1, translating into MIADFVAKHLLQNLFRMRHISIGGACRFVLTVSLTIAVIHAAPASKTSQAEIYLSQFGYLPASARNPSNGGLLQEETWTKAIQDFQGFAGINVTGELDEETMELMSLPRCGVKDKVGFGTDSRSKRYALQGSRWKVKALTYRIAKYPKRLNKGDVDKEIAKAFSVWSEYTDLTFTPKRTNPVHIEIRFEENEHGDGDPFDGPGGTLAHAYFPVYGGDAHFDDAEYWTIGSTRGTNLFQVAAHEFGHSLGLSHSDVRSALMAPFYRGYDPHFRLDSDDVQGIQALYGRKTSSGATTPTRTTPRTSVNTINNELCKDAKIDAIFNSADGMTYAFKGDMYYRLTENAVAEGYPKRISEGWPGLPGNIDAAFTYKNGKTYFFQGSKYWRYNGRQVDGDYPKPISEGFTGIPDNIDAALVWGGNGKIYFYKGTRFWRFDPLKRPPVKSTYPKPISNWEGVPNNIDGALQYTNGYTYFFKDNKYYRFNDRTFSVDAADPPFPRPTAHWWFGCKNVPASFGSLGNVIADPEYSQSSHDDIDGDILMEAGGTDERPAHDEHGDSSAFSHHPFAPLLIVSCTLFALRHWFSH; encoded by the exons ATGATTGCGGATTTTGTGGCGAAACATTTACTACAGAACCTATTTAGGATGCGACACATATCAATAGGTGGTGCCTGTCGCTTTGTTTTGACTGTATCCTTGACGATTGCAGTCATACACGCAGCACCTGCCTCCAAAACGTCTCAAGCTGAG ATTTATTTATCACAATTTGGATATCTACCTGCTTCTGCGAGAAATCCATCAAATGGTGGTTTGCTGCAGGAGGAAACATGGACAAAAGCTATTCAGGATTTCCAGGGATTCGCCGGTATTAATGTAACTG GTGAATTAGATGAGGAAACAATGGAGCTAATGTCACTGCCACGGTGTGGTGTCAAAGACAAGGTGGGATTTGGCACAGACTCCCGGTCGAAGCGCTATGCTCTCCAAGGTAGTCGATGGAAGGTTAAGGCGCTCACCTATCGAATTGCCAAATACCCAAAGCGACTCAACAAGGGGGATGTTGAcaaagaaattgcaaaagctTTTTCAGTATGGAGTGAATATACAGATCTCACATTTACGCCAAAACGCACGAATCCGGTGCACATTGAAATAAG ATTTGAGGAGAATGAGCATGGTGATGGGGATCCTTTTGACGGTCCTGGTGGCACCCTGGCTCATGCCTACTTCCCCGTATACGGTGGAGATGCTCATTTTGATGACGCCGAATACTGGACCATTGGCAGCACGCGCGGAACGAACCTTTTCCAGGTGGCCGCCCACGAATTCGGCCATTCTCTGGGCCTGAGTCATTCAGATGTTCGATCCGCCCTCATGGCTCCCTTCTACAGAGGCTACGACCCTCATTTCCGACTCGATTCAGACGACGTTCAAGGTATTCAAGCACTCTACGGACGCAAGACCAGCTCCGGAGCTACGACGCCCACAAGAACAACCCCCAGGACGTCGGTTAATACCATCAATAATGAACTCTGCAAAGACGCCAAGATCGATGCGATCTTCAATTCAGCCGATGGAATGACTTATGCCTTCAAGGGTGATATGTACTACCGACTAACGGAGAATGCCGTAGCCGAGGGGTATCCTAAGCGTATCTCAGAGGGATGGCCCGGACTCCCAGGGAACATTGATGCTGCATTTACTTACAAAAATGGCAAGACGTACTTCTTCCAGGGCAGCAAATACTGGCGCTACAACGGACGACAAGTCGATGGTGACTACCCCAAACCAATCAGTGAAGGCTTCACAGGCATCCCGGATAATATTGATGCAGCCCTTGTGTGGGGTGGCAATGGGAAGATTTACTTCTACAAAGGAACACGCTTCTGGCGGTTTGATCCACTCAAGAGGCCACCCGTGAAGTCAACGTACCCCAAACCGATCTCCAACTGGGAGGGTGTTCCCAATAACATTGATGGGGCTCTTCAGTACACAAATGGGTACACGTACTTCTTCAAAGACAACAAATACTACAGATTCAACGATAGAACGTTCTCG GTGGACGCGGCGGATCCTCCCTTCCCACGACCAACAGCACACTGGTGGTTTGGGTGCAAGAATGTCCCTGCGTCCTTTGGCTCATTAGGTAATGTTATCGCTGATCCAGAGTACAGTCAATCAAGTCATGATGATATCGATGGGGATATCCTTATGGAGGCCGGAG GAACTGATGAGCGTCCGGCACATGATGAACATGGGGACAGTTCTGCATTTAGTCATCATCCCTTTGCGCCACTCCTGATTGTCTCCTGTACTCTCTTCGCCCTGAGACACTGGTTTAGCCACTAA
- the LOC129793954 gene encoding matrix metalloproteinase-14 isoform X2, producing the protein MIADFVAKHLLQNLFRMRHISIGGACRFVLTVSLTIAVIHAAPASKTSQAEIYLSQFGYLPASARNPSNGGLLQEETWTKAIQDFQGFAGINVTGELDEETMELMSLPRCGVKDKVGFGTDSRSKRYALQGSRWKVKALTYRIAKYPKRLNKGDVDKEIAKAFSVWSEYTDLTFTPKRTNPVHIEIRFEENEHGDGDPFDGPGGTLAHAYFPVYGGDAHFDDAEYWTIGSTRGTNLFQVAAHEFGHSLGLSHSDVRSALMAPFYRGYDPHFRLDSDDVQGIQALYGRKTSSGATTPTRTTPRTSVNTINNELCKDAKIDAIFNSADGMTYAFKGDMYYRLTENAVAEGYPKRISEGWPGLPGNIDAAFTYKNGKTYFFQGSKYWRYNGRQVDGDYPKPISEGFTGIPDNIDAALVWGGNGKIYFYKGTRFWRFDPLKRPPVKSTYPKPISNWEGVPNNIDGALQYTNGYTYFFKDNKYYRFNDRTFSVDAADPPFPRPTAHWWFGCKNVPASFGSLGTDERPAHDEHGDSSAFSHHPFAPLLIVSCTLFALRHWFSH; encoded by the exons ATGATTGCGGATTTTGTGGCGAAACATTTACTACAGAACCTATTTAGGATGCGACACATATCAATAGGTGGTGCCTGTCGCTTTGTTTTGACTGTATCCTTGACGATTGCAGTCATACACGCAGCACCTGCCTCCAAAACGTCTCAAGCTGAG ATTTATTTATCACAATTTGGATATCTACCTGCTTCTGCGAGAAATCCATCAAATGGTGGTTTGCTGCAGGAGGAAACATGGACAAAAGCTATTCAGGATTTCCAGGGATTCGCCGGTATTAATGTAACTG GTGAATTAGATGAGGAAACAATGGAGCTAATGTCACTGCCACGGTGTGGTGTCAAAGACAAGGTGGGATTTGGCACAGACTCCCGGTCGAAGCGCTATGCTCTCCAAGGTAGTCGATGGAAGGTTAAGGCGCTCACCTATCGAATTGCCAAATACCCAAAGCGACTCAACAAGGGGGATGTTGAcaaagaaattgcaaaagctTTTTCAGTATGGAGTGAATATACAGATCTCACATTTACGCCAAAACGCACGAATCCGGTGCACATTGAAATAAG ATTTGAGGAGAATGAGCATGGTGATGGGGATCCTTTTGACGGTCCTGGTGGCACCCTGGCTCATGCCTACTTCCCCGTATACGGTGGAGATGCTCATTTTGATGACGCCGAATACTGGACCATTGGCAGCACGCGCGGAACGAACCTTTTCCAGGTGGCCGCCCACGAATTCGGCCATTCTCTGGGCCTGAGTCATTCAGATGTTCGATCCGCCCTCATGGCTCCCTTCTACAGAGGCTACGACCCTCATTTCCGACTCGATTCAGACGACGTTCAAGGTATTCAAGCACTCTACGGACGCAAGACCAGCTCCGGAGCTACGACGCCCACAAGAACAACCCCCAGGACGTCGGTTAATACCATCAATAATGAACTCTGCAAAGACGCCAAGATCGATGCGATCTTCAATTCAGCCGATGGAATGACTTATGCCTTCAAGGGTGATATGTACTACCGACTAACGGAGAATGCCGTAGCCGAGGGGTATCCTAAGCGTATCTCAGAGGGATGGCCCGGACTCCCAGGGAACATTGATGCTGCATTTACTTACAAAAATGGCAAGACGTACTTCTTCCAGGGCAGCAAATACTGGCGCTACAACGGACGACAAGTCGATGGTGACTACCCCAAACCAATCAGTGAAGGCTTCACAGGCATCCCGGATAATATTGATGCAGCCCTTGTGTGGGGTGGCAATGGGAAGATTTACTTCTACAAAGGAACACGCTTCTGGCGGTTTGATCCACTCAAGAGGCCACCCGTGAAGTCAACGTACCCCAAACCGATCTCCAACTGGGAGGGTGTTCCCAATAACATTGATGGGGCTCTTCAGTACACAAATGGGTACACGTACTTCTTCAAAGACAACAAATACTACAGATTCAACGATAGAACGTTCTCG GTGGACGCGGCGGATCCTCCCTTCCCACGACCAACAGCACACTGGTGGTTTGGGTGCAAGAATGTCCCTGCGTCCTTTGGCTCATTAG GAACTGATGAGCGTCCGGCACATGATGAACATGGGGACAGTTCTGCATTTAGTCATCATCCCTTTGCGCCACTCCTGATTGTCTCCTGTACTCTCTTCGCCCTGAGACACTGGTTTAGCCACTAA
- the LOC129793953 gene encoding patj homolog: protein MHLNADISSALQQIEAIKKVVDESDDPKLQQATGDELKLILEILTDPVFRNIVQVQDSLAELNTQIAKHPSILAGDFDITASGDLVLTVPATPELYAEYPDEQRVPSAQLSPRDSVSPSTVAQNFNSLSGPIGSVSDQILSMESHQFSSLTKKGNAGDGTLPRGMLSDDERPQSAVSEASTKHANEVIPSEWAQIQAIELINDGTGLGFGIIGARTSGVIVKTILAGGVADRDQRLRSGDHILQIGEVNLHEMVSEQVASVLRQSGTHVRLVVARPVDPMTATQDVEGTAIVPSRLLTDPVELERYLVAAGYSYIFGDTSTPSTPTSSSQAGGEQRFKYGGDISMRPRLSPPLGELELPETERFTVELTKDINGLGITIAGYVCEKEELSGIFVKSVSQGSAADISGKIHVNDRIIEVDGQSLQGFSNHEAVDVLKKSGTVVSLCLERYLRGPKYEQLQQAIAANELKPSTPATPPHVQYPGRPLSASSAHFREDIEREKKHSIGSVPDLLEKPDITMMKKHSMDSSVAAGRKLALARDSLETKAEQIGKDIPQESSMSTCEDLGEDEEELIVHPRKMSIIETANIATINKHKYHIEPVLTEEIEAATRKKWHAIVGNDVMIVVAQIRKFTPVSGLGISLEGTVDVEGGREVRPHHYIRSILPEGPVGQNGLLQSADELLEVNGQRLLGMNHLEVVSILKELPQDVRMVCARDKNQMVPFTEENICNALGLGFQGSPNLENLTPASERLVKAKSDGSLATSASSQTEENFIKMKSRSLEPLTGLAMWSSEPQIIELVKGERGLGFSILDYQDPLDSNDTLIVIRSLVPGGVAQLDGRLIPGDRLLFVNDINLENASLDQAVQALKGAPKGIVRIGVAKPLPMTDTSTMQLGERPPGMEVHELSGKHDFKDDWHHK, encoded by the exons ATGCACCTGAATGCCGACATCTCCTCAGCTCTTCAGCAAATTGAGGCAATTAAGAAGGTGGTGGATGAATCCGATGACCCTAAACTACAGCAGGCCACGGGGGATGAGCTGAAGTTGATTCTCGAAATCCTCACGGATCCCGTTTTCCGGAACATCGTACAGGTGCAGGATTCTCTGGCGGAGCTCAATACCCAAATAGCCAAGCATCCCTCCATTCTTGCTGGAGATTTCGATATAACTGCTTCTGGGGACTTGGTGCTCACGGTACCAGCTACTCCGGAGCTGTATGCTGAGTATCCGGATGAGCAGCGCGTTCCCAGTGCCCAGCTATCGCCCAGAGATTCCGTCAGTCCGTCCACGGTGGCCCAGAACTTCAACAGCTTGTCAGGACCAATTGGCAGTGTGTCCGATCAAATTCTCTCCATGGAATCGCATCAG TTCTCTTCATTGACGAAGAAAGGAAACGCGGGAGATGGCACATTGCCTCGTGGAATGTTGAGCGATGATGAGAGACCCCAATCGGCTGTTAGTGAAGCCTCCACGAAGCACGCGAACGAGGTAATCCCGTCCGAGTGGGCTCAGATTCAGGCAATTGAGCTGATCAACGACGGCACTGGGCTGGGATTCGGAATAATCGGCGCCAGGACATCGGGTGTGATTGTTAAGACGATCCTAGCCGGTGGTGTCGCCGATCGCGATCAACGCCTGCGAAGTGGAGATCACATTCTTCAAATTGGCGAAGTTAATCTCCACGAGATGGTATCTGAGCAAGTTGCTTCGGTTCTCCGACAATCGGGCACGCATGTTCGTCTTGTTGTTGCACGTCCTGTGGATCCCATGACAGCTACGCAGGATGTTGAGGGAACAGCCATTGTTCCGTCGCGCTTACTCACGGATCCCGTGGAATTGGAACGATATCTCGTGGCAGCAGGCTATTCATATATCTTTGGTGATACGTCCACACCGTCAACGCCAACATCCTCCTCTCAGGCAGGGGGAGAGCAGAGATTCAAATATGGAGGAGACATCAGTATGCGACCACGACTATCACCGCCACTTGGTGAGCTGGAATTGCCGGAAACTGAGAGATTCACCGTGGAACTCACGAAGGATATCAATGGTTTGGGTATCACGATCGCCGGCTACGTTTGCGAAAAGGAGGAGCTCTCTGGGATTTTTGTAAAGAGCGTCTCACAAGGAAGTGCAGCTGACATCAGTGGGAAGATTCAT gTCAATGATCGCATCATCGAAGTTGATGGTCAATCCCTGCAGGGCTTCTCCAATCACGAAGCAGTCGACGTACTCAAGAAGAGCGGAACAGTCGTGTCGCTCTGCCTGGAACGCTACCTTCGGGGACCAAAGTATGAGCAACTTCAGCAAGCCATAGCTGCAAATGAGCTTAAACCCTCAACTCCAGCCACACCACCTCATGTGCAATACCCCGGAAGACCGCTAAGCGCCTCCTCAGCCCACTTCCGCGAGGACATCGAACGGGAGAAGAAGCACTCAATTGGATCAGTTCCTGACCTTCTGGAGAAGCCTGACATCACCATGATGAAGAAGCACTCAATGGATAGCTCAGTGGCGGCTGGGAGGAAGCTAGCTCTAGCCAGGGATTCACTGGAAACAAAGGCAGAGCAAATTGGCAAGGATATCCCCCAGGAATCGAGTATGTCAACATGTGAAGATCTGGGGGAGGATGAAGAGGAACTTATTGTGCATCCACGGAAGATGAGTATCATCGAGACGGCTAACATTGCAACGATCAACAAGCACAAGTACCACATTGAACCTGTCTTGACGGAGGAAATTGAGGCTGCCACCCGGAAGAAATGGCACGCCATCGTGGGGAATGACGTTATGATTGTTGTAGCGCAAATAAGGAAGTTTACGCCGGTTAGTGGACTGGGAATCTCCCTTGAGGGTACCGTGGATGTCGAGGGAGGACGAGAAGTACGACCACATCACTACATCAG ATCTATCCTCCCTGAGGGTCCAGTTGGGCAGAACGGACTCCTCCAGTCGGCTGATGAGCTCCTTGAAGTCAATGGTCAGAGGCTTCTGGGCATGAATCACCTGGAAGTGGTGTCCATTCTCAAGGAATTGCCTCAGGATGTGCGAATGGTGTGTGCAAGGGATAAAAATCAGATGGTGCCATTCACAGAGGAGAACATCTGCAATGCCCTGGGGCTTGGATTCCAAGGATCACCCAATCTGGAGAACCTAACACCAGCCTCAGAGCGATTGGTTAAAGCTAAGTCAGATGGGAGTCTCGCTACATCGGCATCCAGTCAGACAGAggagaatttcattaaaatgaagtccag GTCCCTAGAACCCCTAACTGGATTAGCAATGTGGAGCTCTGAGCCACAGATCATTGAATTGGTGAAGGGTGAACGTGGTCTTGGCTTCTCCATTCTCGACTACCAGGATCCCCTTGACTCCAACGACACCCTGATCGTGATCCGTTCTCTCGTCCCCGGTGGTGTGGCTCAGCTCGATGGACGCCTCATTCCGGGTGATCGTCTACTCTTTGTGAATGACATCAACCTCGAGAATGCATCCCTCGATCAGGCTGTTCAGGCACTCAAGGGTGCCCCCAAGGGGATTGTACGGATTGGTGTGGCGAAACCTCTACCAATGACGGATACGTCCACAATGCAACTGGGTGAGAGGCCACCGGGGATGGAGGTGCACGAATTGAGTGGTAAACACGATTTTAAGGATGATTGGCATCACAAATAA